A genomic region of Phragmites australis chromosome 2, lpPhrAust1.1, whole genome shotgun sequence contains the following coding sequences:
- the LOC133907870 gene encoding uncharacterized protein LOC133907870 isoform X5, with amino-acid sequence MPISVPYLQPDCQKVQTTIARNHFCPIVPPHIATQNRRKRKRLNYFKALAQQASETDLSLYSLQDMFESVKEYTNFLKEISIKLIGSYTTHADRYGLPAASELAALVIGDASIGATEFDIIVECHSGEFKQIHPIHPALMALQYPLLFPYGEPSYHLGIKYKQIDDQPLTGRQAITMLEYFTYYAHYRKYVPNPYTCCGRLSDQASVNAYSCVESERLTYHFFHQAELRSETYQGITEAINKGASRGKDVGIKRTLPSSFIGSKRYLIQNYHDCMAICRVYGAPQLFITQTCNSNWLEIIEGIKYESGQKPHDRNDIIVRVFHLKLHELLNDLKDGSTFGSALADQPDNNDGVDEIAEYIKSRYLSACESFWRLFGFEIHGRTPAVERLHVHLPGFGGTGKTFLWNSIIYKLRSETKIILPVATSAVAALLLAGGRTSHSRFQIPIDINESSTCNIRRDYITEFDPTKKEDHICSSMAHISQLKFNHMLQESFSS; translated from the exons ATGCCTATTTCAGTTCCATACCTACAGCCAGACTGCCAGAAGGTACAAACCACAATAGCAA GGAACCATTTTTGTCCTATTGTACCACCACATATCGCTACACAGAATCGCAGGAAAAGAAAGCGTTTGAACTATTTCAAAGCTCTAGCACAACAAG CTTCAGAAACTGATTTGTCGCTCTATTCATTACAAGATATGTTTGAATCAGTGAAAGAATATACGAATTTCCTCAAAG AGATCTCAATTAAATTAATTGGGAGTTATACAACTCATGCAGACAGATATGGTTTACCTGCTGCCTCTGAATTAGCTGCTTTGGTCATTGGTGATGCTTCTATTGGTGCAACTGAATTTGATATCATTGTTGAATGTCATAGTGGTGAATTCAAACAGATACATCCTATACATCCAGCATTGATGGCATTACAATATCCTCTTCTGTTTCCATATGGTGAGCCAAGTTACCATTTGGGCATCAAATATAAACAGATTGACGATCAGCCTTTAACTGGTAGACAAGCAATCACAATGCTTGAATATTTTACCTATTATGCTCATTACCGAAAATATGTCCCAAATCCTTATACTTGCTGTGGTCGATTATCTGATCAAGCTTCTGTAAATGCATACTCTTGCGTAGAAAGCGAACGCTTGACATATCATTTTTTCCACCAAGCTGAATTAAGATCTGAAACATATCAAGGAATCACTGAAGCAATTAACAAAGGTGCATCAAGAGGTAAAGATGTAGGAATAAAACGTACATTACCCTCCAGTTTTATTGGCTCTAAAAGATATCTGATACAAAATTACCATGATTGCATGGCTATATGTCGTGTCTATGGAGCTCCACAGCTTTTTATAACACAAACTTGCAACAGCAACTGGCTTGAAATAATAGAAGGAATCAAGTATGAGTCAGGTCAAAAACCACATGACCGAAATGATATTATTGTTCGAGTGTTCCATCTCAAGTTACATGAGCTATTAAATGATCTCAAAGATGGGAGTACATTTGGATCTGCTCTAGCTG ACCAACCAGATAATAACGATGGAGTAGATGAAATAGCTGAATACATAAAATCTCGGTATCTATCTGCTTGCGAGTCATTTTGGAGGCTCTTTGGGTTTGAAATACACGGTAGAACACCTGCTGTTGAGCGGCTCCATGTTCATTTACCAG gaTTTGGAGGAACCGGTAAAACATTTTTATGGAACAGCATAATCTATAAATTACGCTCAGAAACAAAAATTATCTTACCTGTAGCTACAAGTGCAGTTGCTGCTTTGTTACTTGCTGGAGGTAGAACATCACATTCAAGATTTCAAATTCCGATAGATATCAATGAATCAAGCACCTGCAATATACGGCGAG ACTATATCACTGAGTTTGATCCAACTAAAAAAGAGGACCATATCTGTTCTTCAATGGCTCATATATCTCAACTTAAATTTAATCATATGCTCCAAGAATCTTTTTCCAGCTGA
- the LOC133907870 gene encoding uncharacterized protein LOC133907870 isoform X4, with amino-acid sequence MPISVPYLQPDCQKVQTTIARNHFCPIVPPHIATQNRRKRKRLNYFKALAQQASETDLSLYSLQDMFESVKEYTNFLKDRYGLPAASELAALVIGDASIGATEFDIIVECHSGEFKQIHPIHPALMALQYPLLFPYGEPSYHLGIKYKQIDDQPLTGRQAITMLEYFTYYAHYRKYVPNPYTCCGRLSDQASVNAYSCVESERLTYHFFHQAELRSETYQGITEAINKGASRGKDVGIKRTLPSSFIGSKRYLIQNYHDCMAICRVYGAPQLFITQTCNSNWLEIIEGIKYESGQKPHDRNDIIVRVFHLKLHELLNDLKDGSTFGSALAVVHTNEFQKRGLPHSHILTWLTHDKFEYLPSSIDHHVCAEIPNKEIDPLGYYLVEEFMIHGPCGKHNPNAPCMKNGVCSKRFPKQYRQETIIDQDGFVIYRRRDDGRTVTRIGIQLDNRWVVPYNMILLKKYQAHINVEVCNRTNLIKYLFKYVMKGPDYACVSLIN; translated from the exons ATGCCTATTTCAGTTCCATACCTACAGCCAGACTGCCAGAAGGTACAAACCACAATAGCAA GGAACCATTTTTGTCCTATTGTACCACCACATATCGCTACACAGAATCGCAGGAAAAGAAAGCGTTTGAACTATTTCAAAGCTCTAGCACAACAAG CTTCAGAAACTGATTTGTCGCTCTATTCATTACAAGATATGTTTGAATCAGTGAAAGAATATACGAATTTCCTCAAAG ACAGATATGGTTTACCTGCTGCCTCTGAATTAGCTGCTTTGGTCATTGGTGATGCTTCTATTGGTGCAACTGAATTTGATATCATTGTTGAATGTCATAGTGGTGAATTCAAACAGATACATCCTATACATCCAGCATTGATGGCATTACAATATCCTCTTCTGTTTCCATATGGTGAGCCAAGTTACCATTTGGGCATCAAATATAAACAGATTGACGATCAGCCTTTAACTGGTAGACAAGCAATCACAATGCTTGAATATTTTACCTATTATGCTCATTACCGAAAATATGTCCCAAATCCTTATACTTGCTGTGGTCGATTATCTGATCAAGCTTCTGTAAATGCATACTCTTGCGTAGAAAGCGAACGCTTGACATATCATTTTTTCCACCAAGCTGAATTAAGATCTGAAACATATCAAGGAATCACTGAAGCAATTAACAAAGGTGCATCAAGAGGTAAAGATGTAGGAATAAAACGTACATTACCCTCCAGTTTTATTGGCTCTAAAAGATATCTGATACAAAATTACCATGATTGCATGGCTATATGTCGTGTCTATGGAGCTCCACAGCTTTTTATAACACAAACTTGCAACAGCAACTGGCTTGAAATAATAGAAGGAATCAAGTATGAGTCAGGTCAAAAACCACATGACCGAAATGATATTATTGTTCGAGTGTTCCATCTCAAGTTACATGAGCTATTAAATGATCTCAAAGATGGGAGTACATTTGGATCTGCTCTAGCTG TTGTTCATACAAATGAATTTCAGAAACGTGGGCTACCACACTCTCATATCTTAACATGGTTAACACATGATAAATTCGAATATTTACCATCCTCTATTGATCACCATGTTTGCGCTGAAATTCCTAACAAAGAAATAGATCCTTTGGGTTATTATTTGGTTGAGGAATTTATGATTCATGGCCCATGTGGGAAACACAACCCAAATGCTCCGTGCATGAAAAATGGTGTATGCAGTAAGAGGTTTCCAAAACAGTATCGTCAAGAAACAATCATTGATCAAGATGGCTTTGTAATATACCGACGTCGTGATGACGGTAGAACAGTTACAAGGATCGGCATTCAATTGGACAACCGTTGGGTTGTGCCATATAATATGattctcttaaaaaaatatcaagctCATATCAATGTTGAAGTCTGCAATAGAactaatttaattaaatatttattcAAATATGTGATGAAAGGTCCTGATTATGCATGTGTTTCTTTAATCAACTGA
- the LOC133907870 gene encoding replication protein A 70 kDa DNA-binding subunit D-like isoform X7, translating to MKRGKLLKLKCLSVKLIDINHCLERRKFTNYTEVHKTSTISSMFPKIAYSLVPFDILKTRIDNINDMSDVIGRLTTVGHTTTAYVKGIQKSNRKLYLTDGRESIEAMLWGRQAIDFPAEQIIEESKRTPIIILLLGVTCKSREGQLKLQGSTTCQWHINPIIPEAIALQDRFKAFPYEVSWLNAPTTSTQTISTSINDLANIINPHKIYGNTYQVNVVIKTLKPNQPWWYLGCTSCHKRVLQEGDSYRCPKCAATTAEPMYRITLVAIDPTNLNEEDPKSIEIVFFGTTGEQLTGVPALTLAASSTINPTEIPLEITRLYGHKYTLKINVSFSSMQQRDISFQVRSIINAYGPVVPVLSTTSKTPGSTSAHTDSSISIDIPQEQHKKETKNLSTVAETTPPEHITLATDVQQSSKRHLTEENSDLSDPKNIPSKRHAARKLDFKS from the exons ATGAAGAG GGGAAAGCTATTGAAGCTCAAGTGCCTGAGCGTCAAGTTGATCGATATAAACCACTGCTTAGAGAGGAGGAA ATTCACGAATTACACTGAAGTCCATAAAACATCGACAATCTCTTCAATGTTTCCGAAGATTGCCTACTCCTTGGTTCCCTTTGACATATTGAAGACAAGAATAGATAACATCAATGATATGTCAG ATGTGATAGGTCGACTAACAACAGTAGGCCATACTACAACAGCTTACGTTAAGGGAATACAAAAATCAAATCGAAAACTTTATTTGACAGATGGCAG GGAAAGTATTGAAGCTATGCTTTGGGGTCGACAAGCTATAGATTTTCCCGCCGAACAAATTATAGAAGAGAGCAAAAGAACACCAATAATTATTCTATTGCTTGGAGTGACTTGCAAATCACGTGAAG GCCAACTAAAACTCCAAGGGAGCACCACATGCCAATGGCATATTAATCCCATTATACCTGAAGCAATTGCACTTCAAGATAG ATTCAAAGCATTTCCATATGAAGTGTCGTGGCTAAATGCACCAACCACAAGTACCCAAACCATATCAACATCCATTAATGATCTTGCAAACATCATCAACCCACACAAGATATAT GGTAATACATACCAAGTTAATGTTGTGATAAAAACACTGAAACCTAATCAACCATGGTGGTACCTTGGTTGTACTTCATGTCACAAACGAGTGCTTCAAGAAGGTGATAGCTATAGATGTCCAAAATGTGCTGCAACTACTGCTGAACCAAT gtaTCGCATCACATTAGTAGCAATTGATCCAACTAATCTCAATGAGGAAGACCCAAAAAGCATTGAGATTGTTTTCTTTGGTACCACTGGAGAACAACTCACAGGTGTTCCAGCTTTAACACTTGCAGCGTCTTCGACAATAAACCCAACAGAAATACCTCTAGAAATTACACGATTATATGGACACAAGTACACTTTAAAGATAAATGTCTCCTTTTCTTCCATGCAACAAAGAGACATATCATTTCAAGTTAGGTCCATAATAAATGCATATGGTCCAGTTGTTCCTGTCCTATCTACAACAAGCAAAACACCAG GAAGTACTTCAGCTCACACAGACAGCTCAATATCAATTGACATTCCGCAG gaacaacacaagaaagaaacaaaaaatttatCGACTGTAGCTGAAACAACACCACCAGAACACATC ACTTTAGCTACAGATGTGCAACAATCATCTAAACGGCACCTCACTGAAGAAAACTCAGATTTATCTGATCCAAAAAATATACCCAG TAAAAGACATGCTGCAAGGAAGCTAGACTTCAAAAGCTAA
- the LOC133907870 gene encoding replication factor A protein 1-like isoform X1: MTASIRPGFKQMTITPLKNINASSFRAKICARVTRLSEFRLDNNPHKIQRLDFVLLDEEGKAIEAQVPERQVDRYKPLLREEEVYFIQYFQIFPAKTTYRAVDHMFLIRFTNYTEVHKTSTISSMFPKIAYSLVPFDILKTRIDNINDMSDVIGRLTTVGHTTTAYVKGIQKSNRKLYLTDGRESIEAMLWGRQAIDFPAEQIIEESKRTPIIILLLGVTCKSREGQLKLQGSTTCQWHINPIIPEAIALQDRFKAFPYEVSWLNAPTTSTQTISTSINDLANIINPHKIYGNTYQVNVVIKTLKPNQPWWYLGCTSCHKRVLQEGDSYRCPKCAATTAEPMYRITLVAIDPTNLNEEDPKSIEIVFFGTTGEQLTGVPALTLAASSTINPTEIPLEITRLYGHKYTLKINVSFSSMQQRDISFQVRSIINAYGPVVPVLSTTSKTPGSTSAHTDSSISIDIPQEQHKKETKNLSTVAETTPPEHITLATDVQQSSKRHLTEENSDLSDPKNIPSKRHAARKLDFKS; encoded by the exons ATGACTGCTTCAATACGTCCTGGCTTTAAACAA ATGACGATAACTCCTTTGAAAAATATCAATGCATCATCATTTCGAGCTAAAATTTGTGCAAGAGTTACAAGACTGTCTGAATTTAGACTTGATAATAATCCACATAAAATACAAAGACTTGACTTCGTTCTACTAGATGAAGAG GGGAAAGCTATTGAAGCTCAAGTGCCTGAGCGTCAAGTTGATCGATATAAACCACTGCTTAGAGAGGAGGAAGTATACTTCATTCAATACTTCCAAATATTTCCAGCCAAAACGACTTATCGAGCAGTTGATCATATGTTCTTAATCAGATTCACGAATTACACTGAAGTCCATAAAACATCGACAATCTCTTCAATGTTTCCGAAGATTGCCTACTCCTTGGTTCCCTTTGACATATTGAAGACAAGAATAGATAACATCAATGATATGTCAG ATGTGATAGGTCGACTAACAACAGTAGGCCATACTACAACAGCTTACGTTAAGGGAATACAAAAATCAAATCGAAAACTTTATTTGACAGATGGCAG GGAAAGTATTGAAGCTATGCTTTGGGGTCGACAAGCTATAGATTTTCCCGCCGAACAAATTATAGAAGAGAGCAAAAGAACACCAATAATTATTCTATTGCTTGGAGTGACTTGCAAATCACGTGAAG GCCAACTAAAACTCCAAGGGAGCACCACATGCCAATGGCATATTAATCCCATTATACCTGAAGCAATTGCACTTCAAGATAG ATTCAAAGCATTTCCATATGAAGTGTCGTGGCTAAATGCACCAACCACAAGTACCCAAACCATATCAACATCCATTAATGATCTTGCAAACATCATCAACCCACACAAGATATAT GGTAATACATACCAAGTTAATGTTGTGATAAAAACACTGAAACCTAATCAACCATGGTGGTACCTTGGTTGTACTTCATGTCACAAACGAGTGCTTCAAGAAGGTGATAGCTATAGATGTCCAAAATGTGCTGCAACTACTGCTGAACCAAT gtaTCGCATCACATTAGTAGCAATTGATCCAACTAATCTCAATGAGGAAGACCCAAAAAGCATTGAGATTGTTTTCTTTGGTACCACTGGAGAACAACTCACAGGTGTTCCAGCTTTAACACTTGCAGCGTCTTCGACAATAAACCCAACAGAAATACCTCTAGAAATTACACGATTATATGGACACAAGTACACTTTAAAGATAAATGTCTCCTTTTCTTCCATGCAACAAAGAGACATATCATTTCAAGTTAGGTCCATAATAAATGCATATGGTCCAGTTGTTCCTGTCCTATCTACAACAAGCAAAACACCAG GAAGTACTTCAGCTCACACAGACAGCTCAATATCAATTGACATTCCGCAG gaacaacacaagaaagaaacaaaaaatttatCGACTGTAGCTGAAACAACACCACCAGAACACATC ACTTTAGCTACAGATGTGCAACAATCATCTAAACGGCACCTCACTGAAGAAAACTCAGATTTATCTGATCCAAAAAATATACCCAG TAAAAGACATGCTGCAAGGAAGCTAGACTTCAAAAGCTAA
- the LOC133907870 gene encoding uncharacterized protein LOC133907870 isoform X3 translates to MPISVPYLQPDCQKVQTTIARNHFCPIVPPHIATQNRRKRKRLNYFKALAQQASETDLSLYSLQDMFESVKEYTNFLKEISIKLIGSYTTHADRYGLPAASELAALVIGDASIGATEFDIIVECHSGEFKQIHPIHPALMALQYPLLFPYGEPSYHLGIKYKQIDDQPLTGRQAITMLEYFTYYAHYRKYVPNPYTCCGRLSDQASVNAYSCVESERLTYHFFHQAELRSETYQGITEAINKGASRGKDVGIKRTLPSSFIGSKRYLIQNYHDCMAICRVYGAPQLFITQTCNSNWLEIIEGIKYESGQKPHDRNDIIVRVFHLKLHELLNDLKDGSTFGSALAVVHTNEFQKRGLPHSHILTWLTHDKFEYLPSSIDHHVCAEIPNKEIDPLGYYLVEEFMIHGPCGKHNPNAPCMKNGVCSKRFPKQYRQETIIDQDGFVIYRRRDDGRTVTRIGIQLDNRWVVPYNMILLKKYQAHINVEVCNRTNLIKYLFKYVMKGPDYACVSLIN, encoded by the exons ATGCCTATTTCAGTTCCATACCTACAGCCAGACTGCCAGAAGGTACAAACCACAATAGCAA GGAACCATTTTTGTCCTATTGTACCACCACATATCGCTACACAGAATCGCAGGAAAAGAAAGCGTTTGAACTATTTCAAAGCTCTAGCACAACAAG CTTCAGAAACTGATTTGTCGCTCTATTCATTACAAGATATGTTTGAATCAGTGAAAGAATATACGAATTTCCTCAAAG AGATCTCAATTAAATTAATTGGGAGTTATACAACTCATGCAGACAGATATGGTTTACCTGCTGCCTCTGAATTAGCTGCTTTGGTCATTGGTGATGCTTCTATTGGTGCAACTGAATTTGATATCATTGTTGAATGTCATAGTGGTGAATTCAAACAGATACATCCTATACATCCAGCATTGATGGCATTACAATATCCTCTTCTGTTTCCATATGGTGAGCCAAGTTACCATTTGGGCATCAAATATAAACAGATTGACGATCAGCCTTTAACTGGTAGACAAGCAATCACAATGCTTGAATATTTTACCTATTATGCTCATTACCGAAAATATGTCCCAAATCCTTATACTTGCTGTGGTCGATTATCTGATCAAGCTTCTGTAAATGCATACTCTTGCGTAGAAAGCGAACGCTTGACATATCATTTTTTCCACCAAGCTGAATTAAGATCTGAAACATATCAAGGAATCACTGAAGCAATTAACAAAGGTGCATCAAGAGGTAAAGATGTAGGAATAAAACGTACATTACCCTCCAGTTTTATTGGCTCTAAAAGATATCTGATACAAAATTACCATGATTGCATGGCTATATGTCGTGTCTATGGAGCTCCACAGCTTTTTATAACACAAACTTGCAACAGCAACTGGCTTGAAATAATAGAAGGAATCAAGTATGAGTCAGGTCAAAAACCACATGACCGAAATGATATTATTGTTCGAGTGTTCCATCTCAAGTTACATGAGCTATTAAATGATCTCAAAGATGGGAGTACATTTGGATCTGCTCTAGCTG TTGTTCATACAAATGAATTTCAGAAACGTGGGCTACCACACTCTCATATCTTAACATGGTTAACACATGATAAATTCGAATATTTACCATCCTCTATTGATCACCATGTTTGCGCTGAAATTCCTAACAAAGAAATAGATCCTTTGGGTTATTATTTGGTTGAGGAATTTATGATTCATGGCCCATGTGGGAAACACAACCCAAATGCTCCGTGCATGAAAAATGGTGTATGCAGTAAGAGGTTTCCAAAACAGTATCGTCAAGAAACAATCATTGATCAAGATGGCTTTGTAATATACCGACGTCGTGATGACGGTAGAACAGTTACAAGGATCGGCATTCAATTGGACAACCGTTGGGTTGTGCCATATAATATGattctcttaaaaaaatatcaagctCATATCAATGTTGAAGTCTGCAATAGAactaatttaattaaatatttattcAAATATGTGATGAAAGGTCCTGATTATGCATGTGTTTCTTTAATCAACTGA
- the LOC133907870 gene encoding uncharacterized protein LOC133907870 isoform X6 codes for MPISVPYLQPDCQKVQTTIARNHFCPIVPPHIATQNRRKRKRLNYFKALAQQASETDLSLYSLQDMFESVKEYTNFLKEISIKLIGSYTTHADRYGLPAASELAALVIGDASIGATEFDIIVECHSGEFKQIHPIHPALMALQYPLLFPYESERLTYHFFHQAELRSETYQGITEAINKGASRGKDVGIKRTLPSSFIGSKRYLIQNYHDCMAICRVYGAPQLFITQTCNSNWLEIIEGIKYESGQKPHDRNDIIVRVFHLKLHELLNDLKDGSTFGSALAVVHTNEFQKRGLPHSHILTWLTHDKFEYLPSSIDHHVCAEIPNKEIDPLGYYLVEEFMIHGPCGKHNPNAPCMKNGVCSKRFPKQYRQETIIDQDGFVIYRRRDDGRTVTRIGIQLDNRWVVPYNMILLKKYQAHINVEVCNRTNLIKYLFKYVMKGPDYACVSLIN; via the exons ATGCCTATTTCAGTTCCATACCTACAGCCAGACTGCCAGAAGGTACAAACCACAATAGCAA GGAACCATTTTTGTCCTATTGTACCACCACATATCGCTACACAGAATCGCAGGAAAAGAAAGCGTTTGAACTATTTCAAAGCTCTAGCACAACAAG CTTCAGAAACTGATTTGTCGCTCTATTCATTACAAGATATGTTTGAATCAGTGAAAGAATATACGAATTTCCTCAAAG AGATCTCAATTAAATTAATTGGGAGTTATACAACTCATGCAGACAGATATGGTTTACCTGCTGCCTCTGAATTAGCTGCTTTGGTCATTGGTGATGCTTCTATTGGTGCAACTGAATTTGATATCATTGTTGAATGTCATAGTGGTGAATTCAAACAGATACATCCTATACATCCAGCATTGATGGCATTACAATATCCTCTTCTGTTTCCATATG AAAGCGAACGCTTGACATATCATTTTTTCCACCAAGCTGAATTAAGATCTGAAACATATCAAGGAATCACTGAAGCAATTAACAAAGGTGCATCAAGAGGTAAAGATGTAGGAATAAAACGTACATTACCCTCCAGTTTTATTGGCTCTAAAAGATATCTGATACAAAATTACCATGATTGCATGGCTATATGTCGTGTCTATGGAGCTCCACAGCTTTTTATAACACAAACTTGCAACAGCAACTGGCTTGAAATAATAGAAGGAATCAAGTATGAGTCAGGTCAAAAACCACATGACCGAAATGATATTATTGTTCGAGTGTTCCATCTCAAGTTACATGAGCTATTAAATGATCTCAAAGATGGGAGTACATTTGGATCTGCTCTAGCTG TTGTTCATACAAATGAATTTCAGAAACGTGGGCTACCACACTCTCATATCTTAACATGGTTAACACATGATAAATTCGAATATTTACCATCCTCTATTGATCACCATGTTTGCGCTGAAATTCCTAACAAAGAAATAGATCCTTTGGGTTATTATTTGGTTGAGGAATTTATGATTCATGGCCCATGTGGGAAACACAACCCAAATGCTCCGTGCATGAAAAATGGTGTATGCAGTAAGAGGTTTCCAAAACAGTATCGTCAAGAAACAATCATTGATCAAGATGGCTTTGTAATATACCGACGTCGTGATGACGGTAGAACAGTTACAAGGATCGGCATTCAATTGGACAACCGTTGGGTTGTGCCATATAATATGattctcttaaaaaaatatcaagctCATATCAATGTTGAAGTCTGCAATAGAactaatttaattaaatatttattcAAATATGTGATGAAAGGTCCTGATTATGCATGTGTTTCTTTAATCAACTGA
- the LOC133907870 gene encoding replication factor A protein 1-like isoform X2, with translation MNQAPAIYGEMTITPLKNINASSFRAKICARVTRLSEFRLDNNPHKIQRLDFVLLDEEGKAIEAQVPERQVDRYKPLLREEEVYFIQYFQIFPAKTTYRAVDHMFLIRFTNYTEVHKTSTISSMFPKIAYSLVPFDILKTRIDNINDMSDVIGRLTTVGHTTTAYVKGIQKSNRKLYLTDGRESIEAMLWGRQAIDFPAEQIIEESKRTPIIILLLGVTCKSREGQLKLQGSTTCQWHINPIIPEAIALQDRFKAFPYEVSWLNAPTTSTQTISTSINDLANIINPHKIYGNTYQVNVVIKTLKPNQPWWYLGCTSCHKRVLQEGDSYRCPKCAATTAEPMYRITLVAIDPTNLNEEDPKSIEIVFFGTTGEQLTGVPALTLAASSTINPTEIPLEITRLYGHKYTLKINVSFSSMQQRDISFQVRSIINAYGPVVPVLSTTSKTPGSTSAHTDSSISIDIPQEQHKKETKNLSTVAETTPPEHITLATDVQQSSKRHLTEENSDLSDPKNIPSKRHAARKLDFKS, from the exons ATGAATCAAGCACCTGCAATATACGGCGAG ATGACGATAACTCCTTTGAAAAATATCAATGCATCATCATTTCGAGCTAAAATTTGTGCAAGAGTTACAAGACTGTCTGAATTTAGACTTGATAATAATCCACATAAAATACAAAGACTTGACTTCGTTCTACTAGATGAAGAG GGGAAAGCTATTGAAGCTCAAGTGCCTGAGCGTCAAGTTGATCGATATAAACCACTGCTTAGAGAGGAGGAAGTATACTTCATTCAATACTTCCAAATATTTCCAGCCAAAACGACTTATCGAGCAGTTGATCATATGTTCTTAATCAGATTCACGAATTACACTGAAGTCCATAAAACATCGACAATCTCTTCAATGTTTCCGAAGATTGCCTACTCCTTGGTTCCCTTTGACATATTGAAGACAAGAATAGATAACATCAATGATATGTCAG ATGTGATAGGTCGACTAACAACAGTAGGCCATACTACAACAGCTTACGTTAAGGGAATACAAAAATCAAATCGAAAACTTTATTTGACAGATGGCAG GGAAAGTATTGAAGCTATGCTTTGGGGTCGACAAGCTATAGATTTTCCCGCCGAACAAATTATAGAAGAGAGCAAAAGAACACCAATAATTATTCTATTGCTTGGAGTGACTTGCAAATCACGTGAAG GCCAACTAAAACTCCAAGGGAGCACCACATGCCAATGGCATATTAATCCCATTATACCTGAAGCAATTGCACTTCAAGATAG ATTCAAAGCATTTCCATATGAAGTGTCGTGGCTAAATGCACCAACCACAAGTACCCAAACCATATCAACATCCATTAATGATCTTGCAAACATCATCAACCCACACAAGATATAT GGTAATACATACCAAGTTAATGTTGTGATAAAAACACTGAAACCTAATCAACCATGGTGGTACCTTGGTTGTACTTCATGTCACAAACGAGTGCTTCAAGAAGGTGATAGCTATAGATGTCCAAAATGTGCTGCAACTACTGCTGAACCAAT gtaTCGCATCACATTAGTAGCAATTGATCCAACTAATCTCAATGAGGAAGACCCAAAAAGCATTGAGATTGTTTTCTTTGGTACCACTGGAGAACAACTCACAGGTGTTCCAGCTTTAACACTTGCAGCGTCTTCGACAATAAACCCAACAGAAATACCTCTAGAAATTACACGATTATATGGACACAAGTACACTTTAAAGATAAATGTCTCCTTTTCTTCCATGCAACAAAGAGACATATCATTTCAAGTTAGGTCCATAATAAATGCATATGGTCCAGTTGTTCCTGTCCTATCTACAACAAGCAAAACACCAG GAAGTACTTCAGCTCACACAGACAGCTCAATATCAATTGACATTCCGCAG gaacaacacaagaaagaaacaaaaaatttatCGACTGTAGCTGAAACAACACCACCAGAACACATC ACTTTAGCTACAGATGTGCAACAATCATCTAAACGGCACCTCACTGAAGAAAACTCAGATTTATCTGATCCAAAAAATATACCCAG TAAAAGACATGCTGCAAGGAAGCTAGACTTCAAAAGCTAA